CTTCTGTCAGTTTGCCTTTCGCACGGACAAGTTCCTGCTGGGCAGAGAGGATGTCAAGGTTCTGCTCTTTGGCCACAGAAAGGGCTTTCTCTAATGTCAATACTGTGTCTTCGCTTGCAGCCGCCCATAAGGAGCCGCCTATAAACAGCAACACCATACTTATTATAATTATTTTCTGTATGCGTCTCATTTTTCCCCTCCACTCAAATTCGCGCCAGGTTCTTTTATCTGTACGGCAGATGTTTTTTCTTTAAAAACACTCATGGCTACCTGAGCCGCTTTTTCTTTAACGTCTCCCAGAATGACATAGACCGCAGGAATAACGAACAACGTTAAAAATGTCGATGTGAGCATTCCCCCAATAACCGCAGTAGACATTGGCTGGCGTATTTCTCCTCCTTCACTCAGTCCGAGAGCTATAGGCACAGCCGCAATGGAGGTAGAAAGAGCTGTCATAAGGATGGGACGGAGACGAAGGGGGGCCGCTTCCTGCATAGCTGTTCTGCGGTCACACCCTGAGGCTTTCCGCTGGTTGGCGAAGTCGACAAGAATGATAGCGTTATTCACAACAATGCCAACAAGAAGAATGATCCCCATCATACTCATCATGTCTAGTTCTATGCCGGCAAGAAGCAAAATGCCAAAGACCCCTGTGGTGGCAAGAGGCAATGAAAACATAACCATAAAAGGGTACATAAAGGATTCAAATTGTACCGCCATAACCATGTAGACCAGTATAATGGCAATGGCGAGAGCCATAAAGAGTTCTTTAAAATTACTCTTCATGTGCTTGGACATTCCTGTGGGAACAATTCTTATGCTACCATCGGTGGGCGCATATTTCCTAAAGGTTCCCATAACGAGAGTCATTCCTTCTCCAGATGATATTCCCGCGGTATTGGCGCTGATAGTAAGAGAACGCTGTCTATCATAACGTTTAACAAGGGTTGGACCTCGCCCCTCCTCAACCTTAATGAGCCCTGGGGCTTTAATGAGGTTTTTGTTGCCATCTTTAAAGGCGATGTTTTGAATATCCTGTATGTTCCGTCGGTACCCCTCTTCCGCTTTTAAACGGATATCGTAACGATAGCCGCCATCTTTAAATATTCCGGCCTTCACACCACCAAAATAGGCCTGTATTTCCTGGGAAAGATCCCGTATGTTCACATTCAATTCATCAGCAAGTCCCCTGTTTATCCCGACGTTTATACGGGGACTGTCAAGCCTTACGTCTGTGGATATGTCAGTAAGCCTTCCATCCTGCTCAAGATCTTTTTTAACTTTCTGTGCCACTCTGTCAAGCTGTTCTGTATCTTGCCCTACAAGAGTAAGGGTAATATCTGAACTCCACGTTCCGTAGGTAAGTTCTACGTCCTTATAGTTGGAGAATTGTTTTCTCATTTTACCCATAATTTCTGTAGATGTAGCGCGCTGGTTTCGGGGAATTAACGTAACGGCCAGTTTCCCCTTATTCACTTCCTGACCAATACCAGAGCCAATGGTTCCGTAAGTATAAGCCACCTCAGCGTGGTCTCGGACAGCGACGCCCAGTTCAGACATGAATTTTCTGCTTTCCGCAAGAGAGGCTCCCGCAGGAAGTTCAAAGTTGATAGAAAAGCTTCCCCTATCTTCGCTGGGGAAAAAGCCTGTTCCCAAGAATCCAGCAATAAAAATTCCCAGGGCAAATATCCCTGCAGCAGCCCCTAACACAATGAATCGGTGCTTTAAAGAAAAAGCCAGCCCTTTTTTATAGGCTTCTTCAAGGCGCACTAAAAATGCTTCTATTCTGAGGGCTATTTTGCCAGGATGATCTTTCCGCAGAATACGAGAGCAAAGGAA
This region of Aminobacterium colombiense DSM 12261 genomic DNA includes:
- a CDS encoding efflux RND transporter permease subunit encodes the protein MKVTDISLRRPVTVLIGTFALIFFGILAMRNMGMERIPDVDFPVVAVSTTMVGASPTVIDNDITDVLEEKLNTISGIENIRSNSYEGRSLVIVEFELGRNIDAAAADVRDKVNLAISDLPTEAETPIVQKFNAGDSPVITLGVMGTAPYKIQSHFADKVMKEHLQTVDGVGSVETIGLREREVRIWLDPALLESRNLTVKDIKDAIKDKHVELPAGRLESERRELSIRLEGEYASVQELEELPIVSRNGAVIRLRDVARVEDGYEDLRSIATYNGEPVILLEIRKQRGANEVFLADGVYRELDSLNKLVPEGVKIEMLDDTSGFIRKSMAGVLSDTLIGIGLCSLIMLFFLRTIRATFVTVVTIPVCLLGSLIVLRALGITINNLSMMGLSLAVGMVVDATTVVLENIHRHLENGKLPMQAASEGTSEVGFSVLAGAATTICVFAPIASMGGIIGRFFYAFGITVVMTIVISLVLSLTLTPFLCSRILRKDHPGKIALRIEAFLVRLEEAYKKGLAFSLKHRFIVLGAAAGIFALGIFIAGFLGTGFFPSEDRGSFSINFELPAGASLAESRKFMSELGVAVRDHAEVAYTYGTIGSGIGQEVNKGKLAVTLIPRNQRATSTEIMGKMRKQFSNYKDVELTYGTWSSDITLTLVGQDTEQLDRVAQKVKKDLEQDGRLTDISTDVRLDSPRINVGINRGLADELNVNIRDLSQEIQAYFGGVKAGIFKDGGYRYDIRLKAEEGYRRNIQDIQNIAFKDGNKNLIKAPGLIKVEEGRGPTLVKRYDRQRSLTISANTAGISSGEGMTLVMGTFRKYAPTDGSIRIVPTGMSKHMKSNFKELFMALAIAIILVYMVMAVQFESFMYPFMVMFSLPLATTGVFGILLLAGIELDMMSMMGIILLVGIVVNNAIILVDFANQRKASGCDRRTAMQEAAPLRLRPILMTALSTSIAAVPIALGLSEGGEIRQPMSTAVIGGMLTSTFLTLFVIPAVYVILGDVKEKAAQVAMSVFKEKTSAVQIKEPGANLSGGEK